In bacterium, the genomic window GTCGCGACCTGTTGCACCTCCCAGGTCCCATCATGCGGGCGGGCGGCCCGTATGCCGCCGCCTGAATACGTGAAAACAACATGCGGTCGATCCTCCCGATCGATGGCGATGTCGTAAAAATAGGTCTCATTTCCGCAATCGATTGGCGTCGCCGTCCAACTTCCCTCGGCGTTCGTTAGATACATCAAGATTCCTGAAAGTGAACCGCCGGAAGCACCGCGGGTGTAGACGCCGTGGATACGTCCGGTTTGATCCGCGACGATTTTTGGCTTACCCGCCTCCATATCGAGTACCTCACGCGATACACCTGTCGTGTCCACTCGATCAACGGTCAACCACCCGCCGAATGAAGCCGCGACGTACGCGTCCTCAGGCGCCACGACCGCGACCGAAGGCACGCCGTATGCCGTCGTTGAAGCGCCGCCCGCGACAAATTCAAAAACAAGATCGGGATTTGAAAAGGTTGGGATCGGCAGAACGATGGTTTCGGGATTGACACACGACGAAGGGTCATAGACGCCCTCCCCCAGGTCGTCGTCACCGGAATCGTCATCGCAATCGTCGTCGCCGGTGTCGTCGTCCGCCGTATCGTCGTCGCCGGTGTCGTCGTCGCCGGTATCGTCATCGCCGGTGTCGTCGTCGCCGGTATCGTCATCGCCGGTGTCGTCGTCGCCCGTGTCGTCGTCCGCCGAATCGTCGTCGCCGGTGTCGTCGTCAGCGGTGTCATCGTCCGCCGTGTCGTCGTCGGTTGCCGCATCGTCGTCCGCCGCGATTGCATCTTCGTCGTCATCGTCGTCCCCACACGCGACGAACACGTTCGTCAACAGGAGCACGACCGCAAACATCGCCGTTACAACCGGAATACGGCGGTACAAATCCAATTGACGACACATGATGACCTCCCAACATAATTAAAAATCACACTTCCACGTTGAAGAGATTAAACCAATTTTTCGCGTAATCCAAATTGAATTCGCGGCCGTCGATTTGCCGATTGAAAAAAAACGGCGCCGCCTCGCTTTGAGCGGGGCGGCGCCGTTTCCGAAAGAATTTCGCTTGCGCGTTACGGGGTCACTTCCGGGACGTCCTTGCCGTTGGGGCGGTGGTCCTGGACCTTGTCCTTGGCGCGCTTGACCTGGCGTTCGATCTTGTCGAGCACGAGGTCGACGGCGGCGTACATGTCCTCTTCCTGGTCGTGGCCGTTGATCACGTTCCGTTCCGCGGACAGCGTCACCTCGACGTTGTTGCGGAACTTCTCCTGGCTCAAGACGACGTTCACGTCGATGGGTTCGTTCAGGTATTTCTTGAGCTTGCCCATTTTTTGCGTGACGTACTCCTTGAGCGCGTCGTTCGCCTCCATGTGCCGGAACGTGACGGAGATTCGCATGTTCTGACCTCCTTGGCGGTCTAAAAGGCGTTGCGTCGCTTCGTGGACGACGGAATGTGCATCATCTCGCGGTACTTCGTCACCGTTCGTCGCGCGATCGAAATGCCATGCCGCCGCCTGAGCAACTCCACGATTTCCTGATCCGAAAACGGTTTCTTGTCGTCTTCCTCCTGGATGAGGGTTTCGATGTGCGATTTGACGGCCTCGGAGGCGACCTGGTCGCCGCCGGTGGCGTCGATGCCGGAGTTGAAGAAGTACTTCAGCTCGTGCATGCCGTGGGGGGTGTGCATGTATTTGTTGGTCGTGGCGCGCGAAATC contains:
- the raiA gene encoding ribosome-associated translation inhibitor RaiA → MRISVTFRHMEANDALKEYVTQKMGKLKKYLNEPIDVNVVLSQEKFRNNVEVTLSAERNVINGHDQEEDMYAAVDLVLDKIERQVKRAKDKVQDHRPNGKDVPEVTP